From Luteolibacter arcticus, one genomic window encodes:
- a CDS encoding PQQ-dependent sugar dehydrogenase produces the protein MMISRFASLFSLFKRRQRLAPPRRFRRVRMFNLILIGAALIAVGLEGELRAEEVKTVPFKPEPIKVTLDDLPAPTPDDSPSKRPKVDPVPGEATLMAPEGFKISLFAKDMKQARWLALTPDGDVLLAQSKEDKISILRDTDGDGSIDSTTTFADKSNETNVPFGMAFVDGYFLLGNTDAVRRYGWKKGQLKLEGKGEQITELPGGGYNQHWTRNVVADGKGEWIYVSVGSKSNVDVEEEPRASVLRMKPDGSDRKVFARGLRNPVGLALHPASGDLFATVNERDRLGDDLVPDYLTEVQEGGFYGWPYTYLKPENLDPRRMKDGKSENPELAAKTLSPDLLFQAHSAALGICFSKGDKFPAKYRDGAFVAFRGSWNRNAGTGYKIVFVPFGSNGKPEGHYEDFVKGFMTDESTPRTWGRPVGVMMHPDGSLLFTEEENGRIYRVSYQGN, from the coding sequence ATGATGATCTCTCGCTTCGCCTCACTGTTCTCTCTCTTCAAGCGCCGGCAGCGTTTGGCTCCTCCCCGCCGCTTCCGCCGCGTGCGGATGTTCAATCTGATTCTCATCGGCGCAGCTCTGATCGCCGTCGGTCTCGAGGGGGAACTCAGGGCGGAGGAAGTGAAGACCGTCCCCTTCAAGCCGGAGCCGATCAAGGTGACTCTCGATGATCTTCCCGCACCGACCCCGGACGACAGCCCGAGCAAGCGCCCGAAGGTCGATCCCGTGCCGGGCGAGGCCACGCTGATGGCACCCGAGGGCTTCAAAATCTCGCTCTTCGCCAAGGACATGAAGCAGGCGCGCTGGCTCGCCCTCACGCCGGATGGCGACGTCCTGTTGGCCCAGAGCAAGGAGGACAAGATCTCGATCCTGCGGGATACCGATGGCGACGGCAGCATCGACTCCACCACCACCTTCGCCGACAAATCGAACGAGACGAACGTGCCCTTCGGCATGGCTTTCGTGGACGGCTATTTCCTGTTGGGAAATACCGATGCGGTGCGCCGCTATGGCTGGAAGAAGGGCCAGCTCAAGCTGGAGGGCAAGGGCGAGCAGATCACCGAACTCCCCGGCGGTGGCTACAACCAGCACTGGACCCGCAACGTGGTCGCGGACGGGAAGGGCGAATGGATCTACGTTTCCGTTGGATCGAAGTCGAATGTGGACGTCGAGGAAGAGCCTCGCGCCAGCGTCCTGCGGATGAAGCCCGATGGCTCCGACCGCAAGGTCTTCGCCCGCGGCCTGCGCAATCCCGTCGGCCTCGCACTGCATCCGGCCAGCGGCGATCTCTTCGCCACCGTGAACGAACGCGACCGCCTCGGCGACGACCTCGTTCCCGATTATCTAACAGAAGTCCAAGAGGGGGGCTTCTACGGCTGGCCCTACACCTACCTCAAGCCGGAGAACCTCGACCCGCGGCGCATGAAGGATGGCAAGAGCGAGAACCCCGAGCTGGCCGCCAAGACCCTCTCGCCCGACCTGCTCTTCCAGGCTCACTCCGCCGCCCTCGGCATCTGCTTCTCCAAGGGCGACAAGTTTCCCGCGAAATACCGCGATGGCGCGTTCGTGGCCTTCCGCGGCAGTTGGAACCGCAACGCGGGCACCGGTTACAAGATCGTCTTCGTTCCCTTCGGTTCCAATGGCAAACCGGAGGGTCATTACGAAGACTTCGTGAAGGGCTTCATGACCGACGAATCCACCCCGCGCACCTGGGGCCGGCCGGTGGGAGTGATGATGCATCCCGATGGCAGCCTGCTCTTCACCGAGGAAGAGAACGGGCGGATCTACCGCGTATCCTATCAGGGAAACTAG